From Eleftheria terrae, the proteins below share one genomic window:
- a CDS encoding AI-2E family transporter, protein MTGRLPASPQPPAPPPPAGVPGWVGLALLAIAAIFLLKAAKTVALPVTVAVLFTFVLAPPVRGLQRRGIPPSLGAGMVLLALLGTLLLFGSTLITPAAAWWERAPSNLQQLMDAFDRLRAALPGRALVATPDSAALREQLRSEGMALTRVLVSETGYFTISAAATTILLYFMLVSEQWLVTCTLQALPQRRTRLLVLSGLAEAQRDIGRFLTTLTLLNIGLGVATGLALHALGLPNPVMWGALAAALHFVFYIGPVITTLLLLLAGISSFSTASQMLAPALAFLVLNAIESNFLGPWLMGRRLRLNPVFVFLSVMVWGWMWGMAGALIAVPLLLGLRSACRRVRRLRLLGLYIGDPRDASS, encoded by the coding sequence GTGACTGGCCGCCTGCCAGCGTCGCCGCAGCCACCGGCACCGCCGCCCCCGGCGGGGGTGCCGGGCTGGGTCGGCTTGGCGTTGCTGGCCATTGCCGCCATCTTCCTGCTCAAGGCCGCCAAGACGGTGGCTTTGCCGGTGACGGTGGCGGTGCTCTTCACCTTCGTGCTGGCGCCACCGGTGCGCGGGCTGCAGCGGCGCGGCATTCCGCCGTCGCTGGGCGCCGGCATGGTACTGCTGGCGCTGCTCGGCACCCTGCTGCTGTTCGGAAGCACCTTGATCACGCCCGCCGCGGCGTGGTGGGAGCGGGCGCCGTCGAACCTGCAGCAGTTGATGGACGCCTTTGACCGGCTCCGCGCCGCCCTGCCGGGCCGCGCCCTCGTTGCCACCCCCGACAGCGCCGCCTTGCGTGAACAATTGCGCAGCGAAGGCATGGCGCTGACGCGCGTGCTGGTGAGTGAGACCGGGTACTTCACCATCTCGGCGGCGGCGACCACCATCCTGCTGTACTTCATGCTCGTGAGCGAGCAGTGGCTGGTCACCTGCACGCTGCAGGCCCTGCCCCAGCGGCGCACCCGCTTGCTGGTGCTGTCCGGGCTGGCCGAAGCGCAGCGCGACATTGGCCGCTTCCTGACCACGTTGACACTGCTCAACATCGGGCTGGGCGTGGCCACTGGCCTGGCGCTGCATGCCCTGGGCCTGCCCAATCCGGTGATGTGGGGCGCGCTGGCTGCAGCACTTCATTTCGTGTTCTACATCGGTCCGGTGATCACCACCTTGCTGCTGCTGCTGGCGGGGATCAGCAGCTTTTCCACCGCCAGCCAGATGCTCGCGCCGGCGCTGGCGTTCCTGGTGCTCAACGCGATCGAGAGCAATTTCCTCGGGCCGTGGCTGATGGGACGGCGGCTGCGGCTGAACCCGGTGTTCGTGTTCCTGTCCGTCATGGTCTGGGGCTGGATGTGGGGCATGGCAGGCGCCCTGATCGCGGTGCCCCTGCTGCTGGGCTTGCGCAGCGCCTGCCGCAGGGTGCGGCGGCTGCGGCTGCTGGGCCTCTACATCGGCGACCCGCGCGACGCGAGCAGCTAG
- a CDS encoding phosphatase PAP2 family protein, giving the protein MPGPLARLEISLLRQRCAAWAQHDLLWTRRLHRAADHRGLVLLLAIVSRLGNGALWYGGMALLPLVGGPQGWACSLRMLGLGVANLTIYLLLKRWAGRPRPYVACTDIRACTRALDQFSFPSGHTLHAVAFSTVLLHYYPSLAFVLVPFTLLIALSRVVLGLHYPSDVLAGAVIGALMAAGVLRLF; this is encoded by the coding sequence ATGCCCGGACCGCTTGCCCGGCTTGAGATCAGCCTGCTGCGGCAGCGCTGCGCCGCCTGGGCCCAACACGACCTGCTATGGACCCGCCGCCTCCACCGTGCGGCCGACCACCGGGGGCTGGTGCTCCTGCTGGCCATCGTCAGCCGCCTCGGCAACGGCGCCCTGTGGTACGGCGGCATGGCTTTGCTGCCGCTGGTGGGCGGGCCGCAAGGCTGGGCCTGCAGCCTGCGCATGCTGGGACTCGGGGTGGCGAACCTCACGATCTACCTGCTGCTCAAGCGCTGGGCCGGCCGGCCCCGGCCCTACGTGGCCTGCACCGACATCCGCGCCTGCACCCGGGCGCTGGACCAGTTCAGCTTCCCGTCGGGCCACACGCTGCACGCGGTGGCCTTCTCGACCGTGCTGCTGCACTACTACCCGTCACTCGCCTTCGTGCTGGTGCCCTTCACCCTGCTGATCGCGCTGTCACGGGTGGTGCTGGGCCTGCACTATCCGAGCGATGTGCTGGCCGGCGCCGTCATCGGCGCCTTGATGGCGGCCGGCGTGCTGAGGTTGTTCTGA
- a CDS encoding glycosyltransferase family 4 protein translates to MRIAYITETYPPELNGVALTVQRTVDHLRSGPHEVELVRPRQPHEAPRCDAEEWRTAGLPIPMYRDLRFGLALGRTLRQRWQRARPQLVHVATPGPLGWAAVRTASAMGLAVTSDFRTNFHQYSHYYGLGWCEPLVRGYLRRLHNTSHRTFVPTYSVRRGLSHQGFERLAVVGRGVDTERFSPEHRNPALRREWGAGRHTPVLLYVGRLAAEKNVPLALQAFEHLRARLPQAQMVVVGDGPMRKRWEHDYPAARFVGPLRGEALAQHYASADVFLFPSLSDTFGNVVLEAMASGLAVVSYDTGAAGEHIEDGESGLLARPGDETGFIAAACSLLLQPGGLRAMREAARRTALEATWRSVLTRFEAHLLDAAHAVEATHARTACPA, encoded by the coding sequence GTGCGCATTGCCTACATCACGGAAACCTATCCGCCCGAGCTCAACGGCGTCGCGCTGACAGTACAGCGCACCGTTGACCACTTGCGTTCCGGCCCGCACGAAGTCGAGCTGGTGCGGCCCCGACAGCCGCACGAAGCTCCACGCTGCGACGCTGAGGAGTGGCGCACCGCCGGCCTTCCCATCCCGATGTACCGCGACCTCCGCTTCGGCCTCGCACTGGGCCGCACCTTGCGCCAGCGCTGGCAGCGCGCGCGGCCGCAGCTCGTGCATGTCGCGACGCCCGGTCCGCTGGGCTGGGCCGCGGTGCGCACGGCGAGCGCAATGGGGCTGGCCGTCACAAGCGATTTCCGCACGAATTTCCATCAGTACAGTCACTATTACGGGCTGGGCTGGTGCGAGCCCTTGGTACGCGGCTATCTGCGACGGCTGCACAACACCTCGCACCGCACCTTCGTGCCGACCTACTCGGTGCGCCGCGGGCTGAGCCACCAGGGCTTCGAGCGGCTGGCCGTCGTCGGCCGCGGCGTCGACACCGAGCGCTTTTCACCCGAGCACCGCAACCCGGCATTGCGCCGCGAATGGGGGGCGGGCCGCCACACGCCGGTGCTGCTCTATGTCGGTCGGCTGGCGGCGGAGAAGAACGTACCGCTGGCCTTGCAGGCCTTCGAGCACCTGCGCGCTCGGCTGCCGCAAGCACAGATGGTGGTGGTCGGCGACGGCCCGATGCGCAAGCGCTGGGAGCACGACTACCCGGCCGCCCGCTTCGTCGGTCCACTGCGGGGCGAGGCGCTGGCCCAGCACTACGCCTCGGCGGACGTCTTTCTTTTCCCCAGCCTCAGCGACACCTTCGGCAATGTGGTGCTGGAGGCGATGGCCTCCGGCCTGGCGGTGGTGTCCTACGACACCGGCGCCGCCGGCGAACACATCGAGGACGGCGAAAGCGGCCTGCTGGCCCGTCCTGGGGACGAAACCGGCTTCATTGCAGCGGCCTGCAGCCTGCTGCTGCAGCCTGGCGGCTTACGCGCCATGCGAGAGGCCGCGCGGCGCACCGCCCTGGAAGCCACCTGGCGCTCGGTGTTGACGCGCTTTGAAGCCCACCTGCTGGATGCCGCCCATGCAGTGGAAGCCACCCATGCCCGGACCGCTTGCCCGGCTTGA
- a CDS encoding polysaccharide deacetylase family protein produces the protein MEPSLCVVLHDVAPDTWGACQRVIDAVGEVAPVPLTLLAVPRYHGAARSPAFEATLTQRHECGDELALHGYTHQDDGTPAGPIDRLRRQWYTAGEGEFADLSREAATQRLVAGLRWFQANRWPLYGFVAPAWLLSPGTWEALAVMPLTYTSTLRKIYTLPQRQSITSPSVVYSTRAGWRRLASVCWNSALYQAGQDSQLLVRFELHPHDADHFWVRRSWQRLLSWHLQYRRAMTVAEFVRQWQESACANTLPATYWHPGEETAALPLVPSALAAQNNLSTPAAIKAPMTAPASTSLG, from the coding sequence ATGGAACCGAGTCTTTGTGTCGTTCTGCATGACGTTGCGCCCGATACCTGGGGCGCTTGTCAGCGGGTGATCGACGCCGTGGGCGAAGTTGCGCCCGTCCCCCTGACCCTGCTGGCCGTGCCGCGCTACCACGGCGCTGCCCGCAGCCCGGCCTTCGAGGCCACCCTGACCCAACGCCATGAGTGCGGCGACGAGCTGGCGCTGCACGGCTATACGCACCAGGACGACGGCACGCCGGCCGGGCCGATCGACCGTTTGCGACGACAGTGGTACACCGCCGGCGAAGGCGAGTTTGCTGACCTGAGCCGCGAGGCGGCCACGCAGCGGCTGGTCGCCGGTCTGCGCTGGTTCCAGGCGAATCGCTGGCCACTCTATGGTTTCGTCGCGCCGGCCTGGCTGCTCAGCCCGGGCACCTGGGAGGCGCTGGCCGTCATGCCGCTCACCTACACCAGCACGCTCCGCAAGATCTACACCCTGCCGCAGCGCCAGTCCATCACGAGCCCCAGCGTGGTGTACTCGACCCGCGCCGGCTGGCGCCGCCTGGCCTCGGTGTGCTGGAACAGCGCGTTGTACCAGGCCGGGCAAGACTCCCAGCTCCTGGTGCGCTTCGAGCTGCATCCGCATGATGCCGACCACTTCTGGGTGCGCCGCTCCTGGCAGCGCCTGCTGTCGTGGCACCTGCAGTATCGCCGCGCAATGACGGTGGCGGAGTTCGTCCGCCAGTGGCAGGAAAGCGCTTGCGCCAACACCTTGCCCGCCACCTACTGGCATCCCGGCGAGGAAACGGCGGCGCTGCCGCTGGTGCCCAGCGCGCTGGCGGCTCAGAACAACCTCAGCACGCCGGCCGCCATCAAGGCGCCGATGACGGCGCCGGCCAGCACATCGCTCGGATAG
- a CDS encoding UDP-glucuronic acid decarboxylase family protein has translation MTPRHTLVAGGAGFLGSHLVDRLIAAGHDVLVLDNFCTGSPRNVEHLSRHPRFRLRLHDVIDPVAVDVDGIFNFACPASPEHYQRDPVHTTLSSVMGVRNMLEQARRCGARIFQSSTSEVYGDPEVHPQVESYRGHVNILGPRACYDEGKRCAETLCSAYHRQYRVPVRIARIFNTYGPRMQPGDGRVVSNFIVQALRGEDITIYGRGEQTRSFCYVDDLIEGILRLMDSDAEGPLNLGNPHESTVMELAELVLRQTGSRSRLVYRPLPADDPRRRCPDIGRARRVLDWQPAVPLEDGLRETIAYFRRVLGLGRPMLSMPGRPVTAAETAPAAAPQWVPELAAVAAAQEAQQPAH, from the coding sequence ATGACTCCACGACATACCCTTGTAGCCGGCGGCGCCGGTTTCCTCGGCAGCCACCTGGTGGACCGGCTGATCGCCGCCGGCCACGACGTGCTGGTGCTGGACAACTTCTGTACCGGCTCACCACGCAATGTCGAGCATCTGTCGCGGCATCCGCGGTTCCGGCTGCGCTTGCACGATGTGATCGACCCGGTCGCCGTGGATGTCGACGGCATCTTCAACTTCGCCTGTCCCGCGAGCCCGGAGCATTACCAGCGCGACCCGGTGCACACCACGCTGTCCAGCGTCATGGGGGTGCGCAACATGCTGGAGCAGGCGCGCCGCTGCGGCGCCCGGATCTTCCAGTCCTCCACCAGCGAGGTCTACGGCGACCCCGAGGTGCACCCGCAGGTCGAGAGCTACCGCGGCCACGTCAACATCCTCGGTCCGCGCGCTTGCTACGACGAAGGCAAGCGCTGCGCGGAAACGCTGTGCTCTGCCTACCATCGGCAATACCGGGTGCCGGTGCGGATCGCCCGTATCTTCAACACCTATGGCCCGCGGATGCAGCCCGGCGACGGCCGGGTGGTCAGCAACTTCATCGTTCAGGCCTTGCGCGGCGAGGACATCACCATCTACGGGCGCGGCGAGCAGACCCGCAGCTTCTGCTACGTGGATGACCTGATCGAGGGCATCCTGCGCCTGATGGATTCGGACGCCGAAGGCCCGCTCAATCTCGGCAACCCGCATGAAAGCACGGTGATGGAGCTCGCCGAGCTCGTGTTGCGGCAAACCGGTAGCCGCTCCCGCCTGGTGTACCGTCCGCTGCCGGCCGATGATCCGCGACGGCGCTGCCCCGACATCGGCCGCGCCCGCCGTGTGCTCGACTGGCAGCCGGCCGTGCCGCTGGAGGACGGGCTGCGCGAGACCATCGCGTACTTCCGCCGCGTGCTGGGCTTGGGGCGTCCGATGCTGTCGATGCCTGGGCGGCCGGTCACTGCCGCCGAGACGGCTCCGGCGGCCGCACCGCAGTGGGTGCCCGAGCTGGCCGCCGTCGCTGCTGCACAGGAGGCGCAACAGCCGGCCCACTGA
- a CDS encoding ABC transporter ATP-binding protein: MSHPAAHESTGVAELYRRVWHYAAGVRLRWTMAMSLLVSSQLIKLSLPWLAAQAINSIQTGGMAGLTRAAWWIAAIVGVYIGAWCLHGPGRVLERSVGVRVRRGVSDALYGKLTRVPLAWHDKHHSGDVQHRVDQASHALFDFAQNQFIYLQNAVNLLGPLIALTMLSQMTGSVAVVGYILVGLVIVRFDQALMRLAAQENQAGRRYAAGLLDFIGNISTVMSLRLQGASQRLLDKRLMALFVPLKRTIVLTEFKWCAVDLLTVILTWGLVVSFAWQVAGAGSTLLLGSLFMIYQYANQAGGVVSSLASNYQNFARIRTNFAASTPIWEAPERSHSGPEIADSWERISLADISYHHAGGDAERGGLNHLSFTLQRGERVALVGPSGAGKSTLLRVLAGLYDAQHGHYEVDGVAQLGLRHLGGITTLIPQEAEIFEASVRENITFDMPTPESAVEQAVHVSAFDAVLERLPHGLDTAISERGFNLSGGQRQRLALARGVLAARDSSMILLDEPTSALDPLTELHVHHRMEEAFPDATIVASVHRMSLLAHFDKVVLMAAGRVVDVGSVEELLERQPLFCELYRGAAAAEGEDAVTVQATEEAANENHIAA; this comes from the coding sequence ATGAGCCATCCCGCTGCCCACGAATCCACCGGCGTCGCCGAGTTGTACCGCCGTGTCTGGCACTACGCTGCCGGCGTCCGGCTGCGCTGGACGATGGCCATGTCGCTGCTGGTCAGCTCGCAGCTCATCAAGCTCAGCCTGCCGTGGCTGGCCGCCCAGGCCATCAACAGCATCCAGACCGGCGGCATGGCCGGCCTGACCCGCGCCGCCTGGTGGATTGCCGCCATCGTCGGCGTCTACATTGGCGCTTGGTGCCTGCACGGGCCTGGCCGGGTGCTGGAGCGCTCGGTCGGCGTGCGTGTGCGCCGCGGCGTGTCGGACGCCCTGTACGGCAAGCTCACCCGCGTGCCGCTGGCCTGGCATGACAAACACCATTCAGGCGATGTGCAGCACCGGGTGGACCAGGCCAGCCATGCCTTGTTCGATTTCGCCCAGAACCAGTTCATCTACCTGCAGAACGCCGTCAACCTGCTCGGCCCGCTGATTGCGCTGACCATGCTGTCGCAGATGACCGGCTCGGTGGCCGTCGTCGGGTACATCCTCGTCGGCCTGGTGATCGTGCGCTTCGACCAGGCCCTGATGCGCCTCGCGGCGCAGGAAAACCAGGCCGGCCGCCGCTATGCAGCGGGCCTGCTCGACTTCATCGGCAACATCTCCACCGTGATGAGCCTGCGCCTGCAAGGTGCCTCGCAGCGCCTGCTGGACAAGCGGCTGATGGCCCTGTTCGTGCCGCTGAAGCGGACCATCGTGCTCACCGAGTTCAAGTGGTGTGCGGTCGACCTGCTCACCGTGATCCTGACCTGGGGCCTGGTGGTGAGCTTCGCCTGGCAGGTGGCAGGCGCCGGCTCGACCTTGCTGCTGGGCAGCCTCTTCATGATCTACCAGTATGCGAACCAGGCCGGCGGGGTCGTGTCCTCGCTCGCATCGAACTACCAGAACTTCGCCCGCATCCGCACCAACTTCGCCGCCTCCACCCCCATCTGGGAAGCACCCGAGCGCAGCCACAGCGGCCCGGAGATCGCCGACAGCTGGGAGCGCATCTCGCTGGCCGATATCAGCTACCACCATGCCGGCGGCGATGCCGAGCGGGGCGGCCTGAACCACCTGTCGTTCACCCTGCAGCGCGGCGAGCGCGTGGCCTTGGTGGGCCCGAGCGGCGCCGGCAAGAGCACCCTGCTGCGGGTGCTGGCCGGGCTGTACGACGCCCAGCACGGCCACTATGAGGTGGACGGTGTCGCGCAGCTGGGGCTGCGCCACTTGGGTGGCATCACGACCCTGATCCCGCAGGAAGCCGAGATCTTCGAGGCCAGCGTTCGCGAGAACATCACCTTCGACATGCCCACGCCGGAATCGGCGGTGGAACAGGCCGTGCACGTGAGCGCCTTCGACGCGGTGCTCGAGCGGCTGCCCCACGGCCTCGACACCGCCATTTCAGAGCGCGGCTTCAATCTGTCCGGCGGGCAGCGCCAGCGCCTGGCCCTCGCCCGCGGCGTGCTGGCAGCCCGCGACAGCTCCATGATCCTGCTGGACGAGCCCACCAGCGCGCTGGACCCGCTGACCGAGCTGCATGTGCACCACCGCATGGAGGAGGCCTTCCCCGACGCGACCATCGTCGCCTCGGTGCATCGCATGAGCCTGCTGGCCCACTTCGACAAGGTGGTGCTGATGGCCGCCGGCCGGGTGGTCGACGTTGGCAGCGTGGAAGAGCTGCTGGAGCGCCAGCCGCTGTTCTGCGAGCTGTATCGCGGTGCCGCCGCGGCCGAGGGCGAGGACGCCGTGACCGTGCAGGCCACCGAGGAGGCGGCCAACGAGAACCACATCGCCGCCTGA
- a CDS encoding OmpA family protein, which produces MKHTPSLTLLALAAGLLAGCASAPTQPNAALEEARQLYGRTASSPAVAQGAQVELDRARQALNRADAAWNDKQDTAETNHLAYLAKQLTVVAMETGAQREAEARVQQASAERERVRADARGVEAQVAQARADSAQQQAQSESQRARQLEQELQQLSARNTERGMVVTLQDVLFDVGQASLKPGAERTLERVAEVLRTHPERRLLIEGFTDSTGSEATNLELSRQRAEAVQRVLTARGVSPDRIDVQPRGEAYPVANNETAAGRQLNRRVELLFSDEQGQIEPR; this is translated from the coding sequence ATGAAGCACACGCCATCGCTGACCCTGCTGGCCCTGGCCGCCGGCCTGCTGGCCGGCTGCGCGAGCGCGCCGACCCAGCCCAACGCGGCCCTTGAAGAAGCACGCCAGCTCTACGGACGTACCGCGAGCAGCCCGGCCGTCGCACAGGGGGCGCAGGTGGAGCTCGACCGCGCCCGCCAAGCCCTCAACCGTGCCGACGCGGCGTGGAACGACAAGCAGGACACTGCCGAGACCAATCACCTGGCCTACCTGGCGAAGCAGCTCACCGTGGTGGCCATGGAAACCGGCGCTCAGCGCGAGGCGGAAGCCCGGGTTCAGCAGGCCAGTGCCGAGCGCGAGCGCGTGCGGGCCGACGCCCGGGGCGTCGAGGCGCAGGTCGCTCAAGCACGTGCCGACAGCGCCCAGCAACAGGCGCAATCCGAATCGCAGCGGGCCCGCCAGCTGGAGCAGGAACTGCAGCAGCTGTCGGCCCGCAACACCGAGCGCGGCATGGTGGTGACCCTGCAGGACGTGCTGTTCGACGTCGGCCAGGCGAGCCTGAAGCCCGGCGCAGAGCGCACGCTGGAGCGGGTGGCCGAAGTGTTGAGAACGCATCCGGAGCGGCGCCTGTTGATCGAAGGCTTTACCGACAGCACCGGCAGCGAGGCCACCAACCTCGAGCTCTCGCGCCAACGCGCCGAGGCGGTGCAGCGGGTGCTGACGGCTCGCGGCGTCTCACCCGACCGCATCGACGTGCAGCCGCGCGGTGAAGCCTATCCCGTCGCCAATAACGAGACCGCTGCCGGCCGGCAGCTGAACCGGCGCGTCGAACTGCTGTTCTCCGACGAGCAAGGCCAGATCGAACCGCGGTGA
- a CDS encoding mechanosensitive ion channel family protein, which produces MDWAAWFLRLSAFDVKLFTFSGTTFTVFSLFKLALAVVLLFAGAAQLRRWMVVRVLVRFQMDLGTRQAIGSIVRYLVLIVGFVVILQTAGINLTAFNVVAGALGVGVGFGLQNVFSNFISGLIIMFERPIKVGDRIELANIEGVVHDIGARRTTIVTNDNVAILVPNQRFITDNVVNLVYLNAPVRLRLPVSVAGGSDIEQVRAVLLDAAREHPLVLKEPGPSVFLLSLGGAAMSFELLVWHLPGAATRHQLSSELNFAIGRGLRAHGIQNA; this is translated from the coding sequence ATGGACTGGGCCGCGTGGTTCCTGCGCCTGAGCGCTTTCGATGTGAAGCTCTTCACCTTCAGTGGCACGACCTTCACTGTCTTCTCGTTGTTCAAGCTCGCGCTGGCGGTGGTGCTGCTGTTCGCCGGTGCGGCACAGCTAAGGCGATGGATGGTGGTCCGGGTGCTGGTGCGCTTCCAGATGGACCTGGGCACCCGGCAGGCCATCGGCTCCATCGTTCGCTACCTGGTGCTGATCGTCGGCTTTGTGGTCATCCTGCAAACCGCCGGCATCAACCTGACCGCCTTCAATGTTGTGGCCGGCGCACTGGGCGTGGGGGTGGGCTTCGGCCTGCAGAACGTGTTCAGCAACTTCATCAGTGGACTGATCATCATGTTCGAGCGCCCCATCAAGGTGGGCGACCGCATCGAGCTGGCCAACATCGAGGGGGTGGTCCACGACATCGGTGCGCGTCGTACCACCATCGTCACCAACGACAACGTTGCCATCCTCGTCCCCAACCAGCGCTTCATCACCGACAACGTGGTGAACCTGGTGTACCTCAATGCGCCCGTGCGGCTGAGGCTGCCGGTGAGCGTGGCGGGTGGCAGCGATATCGAGCAGGTCCGCGCCGTACTGCTCGACGCGGCACGGGAGCATCCCCTGGTGCTGAAGGAGCCGGGGCCCTCGGTGTTCCTGCTGTCGCTGGGCGGCGCAGCCATGAGCTTCGAGCTGCTCGTGTGGCACCTGCCGGGCGCTGCAACGCGCCACCAGCTCAGCAGCGAGTTGAATTTCGCCATCGGCCGAGGCCTGCGCGCGCATGGCATCCAGAACGCCTGA
- a CDS encoding DUF4398 domain-containing protein has translation MMFSPQTPWRVAAPLAAAAALALAGCASKTPVPNEQMAVSQAAVDAAVSAGATQYAPVELNQARQKLDGAKNALRAEDAMTARRLAEQAEVDARTATAKANAEKSRKAVGEIEQSIRMLREEMARPNARPAS, from the coding sequence ATGATGTTCTCTCCCCAGACCCCTTGGCGCGTGGCAGCGCCGCTGGCTGCCGCCGCGGCGCTGGCGCTGGCCGGCTGTGCCAGCAAGACACCGGTGCCCAACGAGCAGATGGCGGTATCCCAGGCTGCCGTCGATGCCGCGGTGAGTGCCGGCGCCACCCAGTACGCGCCGGTCGAGTTGAACCAGGCGCGGCAGAAGCTGGACGGCGCGAAGAACGCGCTGCGCGCCGAAGACGCCATGACCGCGCGCCGCCTTGCCGAACAGGCCGAGGTGGACGCACGCACTGCCACAGCGAAGGCCAACGCCGAGAAGTCGCGCAAGGCGGTCGGCGAGATCGAGCAAAGCATCCGCATGCTGCGCGAAGAAATGGCACGGCCCAATGCCCGTCCCGCCTCTTGA
- a CDS encoding phospholipase D-like domain-containing protein: protein MQTFRPAPPHRSSATTSRLRPMPPVPRRHPGLEARQTPAEAACSVRHATALANALERPITPGNRVDALIDAPSAYAAMLDAIEAARDHINIESHLVEADGPARELARRLLAKRREGVRVNLLLGGMDPDGTCSRYFTALRKAGVHLCEYRPPSVWRNPLGHALHARQHRKLLIVDGRVAITGGLDGSSIYPVPSQALGTGGDSPARDTHVRLEGPVVATLQRLFLDHWCSQSRSAAQRARYFPPLAAAGEQQVAVAACDDHHRHHPSLHVLLRAVESAEQRIWLTADCFAPPRRLLRALASAARRGVDVRLVLPGGGKSALWPVHRGHYAELLAAGVRIFERREALPQAQTAVIDGVWSTLGAGKLDWRSVLHTAEANVVVLDPTFGARLEEVFRQDLFCSHEVLPTEWRERGWHARASEWLAARLDFLP, encoded by the coding sequence ATGCAGACCTTCCGCCCGGCCCCGCCTCACCGTAGCTCCGCCACCACCTCGCGCTTGCGCCCCATGCCGCCGGTGCCTCGACGGCATCCCGGCCTCGAAGCCCGCCAGACGCCCGCCGAGGCGGCCTGCTCGGTGCGCCATGCAACGGCGCTTGCGAATGCCCTGGAGCGGCCGATCACGCCCGGCAACCGGGTCGACGCGCTGATCGATGCGCCGAGCGCGTACGCCGCCATGCTGGACGCCATCGAAGCCGCACGCGACCACATCAACATCGAAAGCCACCTGGTCGAGGCGGACGGCCCCGCACGCGAACTGGCGCGCCGGCTGCTGGCGAAGCGGCGCGAAGGCGTGCGCGTCAACCTGCTGCTTGGCGGCATGGACCCGGACGGCACCTGCAGCCGCTATTTCACCGCCCTGCGCAAGGCTGGCGTGCATCTCTGCGAATACCGGCCGCCGAGCGTCTGGCGCAACCCCCTGGGGCACGCGCTGCACGCCCGCCAGCACCGCAAGCTGCTGATCGTCGACGGCCGGGTGGCCATCACCGGTGGCCTGGACGGCAGCAGCATCTATCCGGTGCCGTCGCAAGCGCTCGGCACCGGCGGCGACAGCCCGGCCCGTGACACCCACGTTCGCCTGGAAGGCCCGGTGGTGGCCACCCTGCAGCGACTGTTCCTGGACCACTGGTGCAGCCAGTCGCGTAGCGCCGCCCAGCGCGCCCGCTACTTCCCGCCGCTGGCGGCGGCCGGCGAACAGCAAGTGGCGGTGGCCGCCTGCGACGACCACCACCGCCACCACCCGTCCCTGCATGTGCTGCTGCGAGCGGTGGAGTCGGCCGAGCAACGAATCTGGCTGACCGCCGACTGCTTTGCGCCGCCTCGCCGGCTCCTGCGCGCGTTGGCCAGCGCGGCCCGCCGGGGCGTCGACGTGCGCCTGGTGCTTCCCGGCGGCGGCAAAAGCGCGCTGTGGCCGGTGCACCGCGGTCACTATGCCGAGCTGCTGGCGGCCGGCGTGCGCATCTTCGAGCGCCGCGAGGCGCTGCCGCAGGCGCAGACCGCGGTCATCGATGGCGTCTGGTCCACGCTGGGCGCGGGCAAGCTGGACTGGCGCAGCGTGTTGCACACCGCCGAGGCGAATGTGGTGGTGCTCGACCCGACCTTCGGTGCCAGGCTGGAAGAGGTGTTCCGCCAGGACCTGTTCTGCAGCCACGAGGTGCTGCCCACCGAGTGGCGCGAACGCGGCTGGCACGCCCGCGCCAGCGAATGGCTGGCGGCCCGCCTGGATTTCCTGCCCTGA